A section of the Pseudomonas lini genome encodes:
- a CDS encoding HAD family hydrolase, translated as MTLQLITFDLDDTLWDTAPVIASAEVVLREWLTEHAPNLGAVPVEHLWSIRERVLSNEPGLKHRISALRRRVLFHALEESGYGHTEASDLADQGFEVFLHARHQLEIFPEVQPTLEILANHYALGVVTNGNADVRRLGLADYFKFALCAEDIGIAKPDARLFHEALQRGGATAETAVHIGDHPGDDIAGAQQAGLRAIWFNPAGKVWEAEKAPDAEIRSLTELPGLLARWNSASA; from the coding sequence ATGACCCTCCAATTGATCACCTTCGACCTCGACGACACCCTGTGGGACACCGCCCCAGTGATCGCCAGCGCCGAAGTCGTATTGCGTGAATGGCTGACCGAGCATGCACCGAACCTGGGCGCGGTGCCGGTGGAACATCTGTGGTCGATTCGTGAGCGAGTGCTGAGCAACGAACCGGGCCTCAAGCACCGCATCAGTGCCCTGCGTCGGCGGGTGCTGTTCCATGCACTTGAAGAATCCGGTTATGGACATACCGAAGCATCCGACCTGGCCGATCAGGGTTTCGAAGTGTTTCTGCATGCACGGCATCAGTTGGAGATCTTCCCGGAGGTACAACCGACCCTGGAAATTCTGGCCAATCACTATGCGCTTGGCGTGGTGACCAACGGCAATGCCGATGTGCGTCGATTGGGGCTGGCGGATTATTTCAAGTTTGCGTTGTGCGCCGAAGACATCGGCATTGCCAAGCCCGATGCGCGACTGTTTCATGAAGCGCTGCAGCGGGGCGGCGCGACCGCCGAAACAGCGGTGCATATCGGCGACCACCCCGGCGACGACATTGCCGGCGCCCAGCAGGCGGGGTTGCGGGCAATCTGGTTTAACCCGGCGGGCAAAGTGTGGGAAGCCGAGAAGGCGCCGGATGCCGAGATTCGTAGCCTGACCGAATTGCCGGGGTTGTTGGCGCGGTGGAATTCGGCTTCCGCCTGA
- a CDS encoding DUF484 family protein: protein MTDKPQVPALQPDESPSESLEAAAIAAYLEAHPDFFIEHEELLPALRIPHQRGDTISLVERQMTILRDRNIELRHRLSHLMDVARDNDRLFDKTRRLILALMDATSLEDVVISVEDSLRQDFQVPFVSLILLGDNPMPVGRWVTHADAQTAIGGLLSEDKSVSGSLREHELDFLFGEEQRKQIGSTAVVAISYQGIHGVLAIASRDPQHYKSSVGTLFLSYIAEVMGRVLPRVNNSLRSVR from the coding sequence ATGACCGACAAGCCCCAGGTTCCCGCCCTACAGCCCGACGAATCCCCTTCCGAAAGCCTTGAGGCGGCGGCGATTGCCGCGTACCTGGAGGCTCATCCGGATTTCTTCATCGAGCACGAAGAACTGCTCCCGGCGCTGCGCATTCCGCACCAGCGCGGTGACACCATTTCGCTGGTCGAACGCCAGATGACGATTCTGCGCGACCGCAACATCGAGCTGCGTCATCGCCTCTCGCATTTGATGGACGTGGCCCGCGACAACGACCGCCTCTTCGACAAGACCCGCCGCCTGATTCTCGCGCTGATGGACGCCACCAGCCTGGAAGATGTGGTGATCAGCGTTGAAGACAGCCTGCGCCAGGACTTCCAGGTGCCCTTTGTCAGCCTGATCCTGCTGGGCGACAACCCGATGCCGGTAGGTCGCTGGGTGACGCATGCCGACGCGCAAACGGCCATCGGCGGTTTGCTCTCGGAAGACAAAAGCGTCAGCGGCAGCCTGCGCGAACACGAACTGGACTTCCTGTTCGGCGAAGAACAGCGCAAGCAGATCGGCTCCACCGCCGTCGTCGCCATCAGCTATCAGGGCATCCACGGCGTTCTGGCCATCGCCAGCCGTGATCCGCAGCACTACAAGAGCTCGGTGGGTACGCTGTTCCTGAGTTACATCGCCGAAGTCATGGGCCGCGTGCTGCCACGGGTCAACAACTCCCTGCGCTCGGTACGCTGA
- the xerC gene encoding tyrosine recombinase XerC, with product MERQLDAYCEHLRSERQVSPHTLYAYRRDLDKVLGWCVKQNIDNWAALDIQRLRSLIARLHSQGQSSRSLARLLSAVRGLYHYLNREGLCDHDPANGLAPPKGERRLPKTLDTDRALQLLEGAVEDDFLARRDQAILELFYSSGLRLSELTGLNLDQLDLADGMVQVLGKGSKTRLLPVGKKAREAMELWLPLRAMTNPADDAVFVSQQGRRLGPRAIQVRVKAAGERELGQNLHPHMLRHSFASHLLESSQDLRAVQELLGHSDIKTTQIYTHLDFQHLATVYDSAHPRAKRIKGDDS from the coding sequence ATGGAACGACAACTGGACGCTTACTGCGAACACCTGCGCAGTGAGCGGCAGGTGTCGCCGCACACGCTGTACGCCTACCGCCGCGACCTCGACAAAGTGCTGGGCTGGTGCGTCAAACAGAACATCGACAACTGGGCCGCGCTGGACATCCAGCGCCTGCGCAGCCTGATCGCTCGCCTGCATTCCCAAGGTCAATCGTCCCGTAGCCTGGCGCGATTGCTGTCGGCAGTGCGCGGGCTCTATCACTATCTGAACCGCGAAGGTCTGTGCGATCACGACCCGGCCAATGGCCTGGCACCGCCCAAGGGCGAACGTCGCCTGCCGAAAACCCTCGACACCGACCGCGCGCTGCAACTGCTTGAGGGCGCGGTGGAGGATGATTTTCTCGCGCGTCGGGATCAGGCGATTCTGGAACTGTTCTATTCCTCTGGCCTGCGCCTCTCCGAACTGACCGGGCTCAACCTTGATCAGCTGGACCTGGCTGACGGTATGGTCCAGGTGCTCGGCAAGGGCAGCAAGACCCGGCTGTTGCCAGTGGGCAAAAAGGCTCGCGAAGCAATGGAGTTATGGCTGCCATTGCGAGCCATGACCAACCCGGCGGACGATGCGGTGTTTGTCAGCCAGCAAGGCCGGCGCCTCGGCCCTCGGGCGATTCAGGTGCGGGTCAAGGCCGCCGGCGAGCGCGAACTGGGACAGAACCTGCACCCGCACATGTTGCGACACTCCTTCGCCAGCCATTTGCTGGAGTCCTCTCAGGACTTGCGGGCGGTGCAGGAACTGCTAGGCCACTCGGACATCAAGACCACCCAGATCTACACCCACCTGGACTTCCAGCACCTGGCGACCGTCTACGACAGTGCCCATCCACGGGCCAAACGCATTAAAGGCGATGATTCATGA
- the sutA gene encoding transcriptional regulator SutA, which produces MSDDDLENDDLEVGDEDETEEGLEAAAEDVAEDDGGDTPVPTAKGKAKAAVSVDELPSVEAKNKERDALAKAMEEFLARGGKVQEVEANVVADPPKKPDNKYGSRPI; this is translated from the coding sequence ATGAGCGACGATGATCTGGAAAACGACGACCTCGAAGTAGGCGACGAAGACGAAACCGAAGAAGGCCTTGAAGCAGCGGCAGAAGACGTTGCTGAAGATGACGGCGGTGATACGCCCGTTCCGACTGCCAAAGGCAAGGCCAAGGCTGCGGTATCGGTCGATGAGCTGCCGAGCGTCGAAGCCAAGAACAAGGAACGCGACGCCCTGGCCAAGGCCATGGAAGAGTTTCTGGCACGGGGCGGCAAGGTGCAGGAAGTGGAGGCCAATGTGGTCGCCGATCCTCCCAAAAAGCCTGATAACAAGTACGGCAGCCGGCCTATCTAA